CTCCTTTTACATTTATTGGGAAAATCTGTCTCTCCAAACAAATTGGATTCATTTAGAATTTGGGTTATTTCGAATTTaggttattaatttttaaatttaaagaatTACAATGGTGGAGTCAGAAATTTTTTTTAGAGAGGGGccagaattaaattgtatattttataataataaaattgtaattttacaattttaataaatctatctttataattttaaatgattaaattaatttttattattttaagaggactaaagtataattttactattactaatttaaaattttataaattataaaaatttaaatgaaaaaaattagggGATTAGTCCTCACCTCAGACATTATCACCCAAGGAGCTGCTCCCAATCCAATTGAGAAAGATCCAACATAAATCTGATTTCAATGGAAGAAAAAATggaaaaagtaaattttttttataatattgaatAAGAAGGCAACCTTATAtagttttatttctattatttactTACCAGGACACCGGCAACAGCTAATATTGGTCTCCATTCGGGCAAAAGATCATGTTCCTGACCCAAAACAAAaggaattatatataaaaatcatGCAAATGGACTAATACCCTAAAACTATTTCATTGATAGACAAAGATTATGAATTACCTTGAAATAAAATGAAGTACCAGCTAGAAAACAGCCAAGAAATGTGCCAGCGGAAGATACCTGAAAAAATAAATCCAATTTTCTCATcccaaaattttccatgaaaatttcAGGAGGTAAAttggaaaaagaaaattttctgGAGATTGATTTTACCATTATGAGTGGTCTTCTTCCTGATTTGTCCATTAGCATTGCTCCCAGAAAAGTTATAGGGACCTAAAGATTTTGCTTTTCACATTACTGAGcaatgaaaatatatatttatctgTGTTGAATCTTTTATCAGAAGGAAATGAATTACCTGAACACAAGCATATGCAACGGTTCCAGCTTTTGCTGAGGAAAGCCCTGAAATTGTTTTATGAACTTTTATTAATCATATTCGACACCTCTTTCAACATATGAGTGTAGAGATATGTTTCTCGAAGGTTGGaaaatcttgaaaaaaaaaaaaattgaatgtaCTTAGAATAGATTATTTACCAGCTAATGCAAAAGTTTGACTTGCATAaaagcttactccatttattcCTCCAAACTGTTGGAACACCATTAATGCAACTCCAATCTGAAGATcatacaaaagaaaaaaaaaagggtacaATTGGAAATCACTTATATAATAATCTCGAATTCattggaaattgaaaaaaaaaggagtGTTAACTTACGATCACTGACTTAATATATTGTCTCTGAAACAAGTCCCATATTGTTGTTTTGGGAAGACTTTGAAGAGTTTCAATATATTCCTGTTATGACACCAAATCATCAGCTTAAttagctttatatatatatataattcatatggGTGATATGTTTTTCAGGAGTGAATACTTGAATTTCTTCAGCTTCTTCGGTAATGTCAGCATCTTTACCACGAAGTTCCCTTAGAGCTGCATGAAATTCTTTCTGGTCGCCAACCTTTGCCTGTAACACCAAACAAATATCAACAAAACCAAAAACCAATTtgatatatatacacaaattGATATGGTTAATTATATAAAGCAATATCTATGAATGTGATTACCAGCCATCTGGGAGATTCAGGAATGAAACAAAGGCCAACAAACAGGACAATGCATGGCAAAAGTCCTTCAAAATCAAAACCAACGTCagcttttaattataattattttctttGACTGAGTTTTAATAAGAAAAATTATCCTGAAGGGTATTTAAGGTTACCTGCTAAAGCCAGTTCCCTCCATGATATGACTGTTCCTATTAAGAATGCTGTTGATTGACCAATCACAATCAGGAGCTACAAAGAACAAGACGGGGTCTTTGAGTTGAAAAATCACTTGAATACGGATTCAGGTATATATCTATTTGTGATTCACCTGATTTAATGTTGTGAGTCCTCCTCTGAGGTTCTTTGGTGCTATTTCAGCTATGAAGATAGGGACCTGTTTGTTTAGTGGgaaaatataattgaaattattttCTCATCAGTTTCTATTTAAAGATGCACGGTTTTGAGAGAACAAAAAATTACCACATAAGAGAAAATACCAATGCCATAGCCAGTTGCAAACCTTCCAAGATCCAATGACACATCACTCTGCAACAAACAGGAGCCATTCCAAATACCCAATTCAAcattttctgtttttttttatcaaaatcttAGAGAAATTCCATAAATCTTAAAAGTTCAAACCTTAGAGAAATAAACAGCAAGCCATCCAGCAATGCAGAAAACAGCTGAAAGTCTCATTGCCTGAATCAATCCATCAAAAGATTCAGTGAAGTTATACAAATCGATTTGATTAATAGGCCAATTATGGATGATTTAACTTACCCCTTTTCGACCAATCGTATCTGCAATTCGACCACTTGTGACCGCACCAAACATTGCACCAATGGTTAGGATTGAACCAAACATTGCAAACTGGAACATTTTTAGCACAAATCagtgggattttttttttttcatttttaagatGAAATTGAAGcattaaatcaaagaaaaatattCATAAGGGCTAAACCTCAGCTAAAGATAAACCAAGATCTTCCCTGATAGCAGCTTGTGTAGGTGCTGAATATCCGACCTGCCAAAACCAACAAACTTAAGCTAAACAATCCATCAAACAGATGAACACCattcaaaaagaaaaatttgaaatttcaaagtACTTACACATGTTCCGAATTCAAATGCACCACAAACAGCAACGAATGTAGAAAGCAAAACCATGAAAATTGATCCATTTTCATCACTACTTTTATAACTATCATATTCATCACTTTTGTGAACAATGTTTTGCTCTTCAGTAATCAATGGCTTCTCTAAATCATTAAGCCTATTGATTTCCTTCGCCATCTCTACAACTTTTTACCAATTTTCTCGCAATCCAAacaggaaaaaagaaagaaagagaaatcGATGTAGAAGCTAATGTGTCATGCACTTAAAAACGAGCTTTTATTAAAGAGGTCGCATCTAGTAGGTTAGACGTTGGAATTAATCCGTTTTTTTATTCCGAGTTGCGACCTCtatagaaaaaaattcaaataagagAAAAAATTGTGAATATTTTGTTAGTGATTAAGATGTGATGTTTATAAAAGAAAAATGGGAAATGGAAATCTACCAATCTCGGACAATGACCTTTTCTTCTAGGATCCAAATTTTAGGATATTTGACAAAATTGTCTGGTTAATAAATGATGGAAGGGAAAAGTTAGAGGAAGATGAGGGTAGGAGTGGAATGATTTGCATGTGAAACTGATGTCACTTAGGATTCACATTCTCCTTCGTCCGTAACAATTGGTGATTGTGTTGAATTAGACAATCCCTAATTTGGTGTTGTTTTTAAATATTACTTTTATTAGAATCAtacaaataattcaattttaaatttatattgaaGATTTTGTAATATCATATTTTGACATGTGAATATTGTATTTTAAGATACACCTTCTTTCTATCGTATCTATTTAGATGTATCTTTAATTTTAAACACtgtttctattttaattttattcaaaatatttattattccGCATTAACttgtatataatatttataaaaattttaatatacaatatccgtgtgtatatatatttatattatattttcgtATCATCAATTATATAAATTCTAATGGAATATAAGTTGATAGAATTAAGAGTTTGCAAAACAAATTCAAAGTGCAAGTGAGTCTAAGAGACAAGTAAAGAGagaattaataaattatatttgttAGCACAATTCTAATTTCCCAATTTTGCATCTATGGAGCCTCGTTCAATTGTTCAAATCACCTATTGGCTTAAGCCTAATCTACCTTTACACAAAGAAGTAATTGCAGCTCCAATATTGACCCTAATTGTACAAATCACTCTCCCCAAAATACCTCACTTTACATAATTTATCTCTATAACAAATCCTTACATGTCACGGGGCATAAATCAAAGCTCATGACGAATCTACATGGAGTGTCTCATACAAGTCAATTGATTAATTGCGACTCATTTGACCCACTTGAACTGACTCAATTCATGAAACATGTGGAGAAACCCATCTACTTGAAGCCCTGTTGACCCAGTGAAACATTCAAATAAAACTAGGGTTACCTTGGTAAATATGGAAAGTAATCTTAGAAGAGTTTTAGTAATTTTAAAGAATCTTAGAAAATCCCTTAAGAATATCAATTTGTAGATTGGCTTTGATCTCAACCGTCAATGTAAATTAAATTGTATCGTTGGATCTAAGGGAgcttaactataaatagaggccttccCTCTTATTTGTAATCATCCCGTTCttaactataaataggggatctaggggagcatttactcaaacactttgtggCTTTTCTATTCTCTCATTACTTCTTTGTCTTTGAACTGCTTCTGCTTTATTTCAATGCCTTGGAGAATTTCCTTTGTGAAATCTCACTTTTGAGTGCAAGACTAACTTAGGTAGATTCAAAGCAAAGGAATCACTTAAGGCCATGCGTTTTGCAAGTCTAAAGTTCTAGCCACGTGACAGTTGGTATTCGACCTCAGGTTCAAAGGCCTTAGTTGAGATAATGAAATGAGTAGACAAGCAGATTAAGCCTAGGGAGACCCGTGATAGGGGCAATAAAGCTAGCAAATCAAGGGATATGTTGTTGACTTTGAAAAGTCGAGTGGTCAGTTTTGAGGAATCTATAATGACCTGGTTTCCAGAGGTGTTAAAAAATGTGATTTTGGGACtctatttctataaactaagtcTATAAATATTAATAGGGATATTTATGGAGTTAGTGTATAGATGAATTGAAATTTGGTTAAGTAATTTAGCCAAAATTGTGTTAATTAAAGCCTagtaactaaattgtaaaaggttaatcacttttaattagaaaaatatttgGGGACTTAAAATAGCAATTCTTCCAaagactaaatgtaacaccccaaattttcctttttctttttctttccttctttctcccatgtttcttctctgtttcgtttcaatttcattctgtttcttatgtttctttacgtatttatataatatataatataatataatatataataatattcttatttattaagtaaacatatacatattaatcataaaatctttgatatttttatatgtatGCCGCCTCAACTATAAAGAATGGCATAATTGTCTTTTTAGTCCCTTTagcttttctttaatctataattaaactttcgcCTCTAttgtaatttaatcattttacctaattattttaaatttaagcaaatttcacttaaccaaaacctaattaaccacacaactaacttcgtaaatatttattaaaaatatttacaaatccaaTTTACAGGAACGGAGTTCCGGGAATgcactttttttttcaatttggtcctttttaatcaattaacaatcgaaacgttaaaatttcttaacgaaactctAATACCATCCTAAAGacattccgtaaatatttataaaaatatttacagctcaGTTTATAATatcgaggtctcaatacctcattttcgatCCAATTTacctaataattttttttaaatcacaaaattcactaattcaaaaatatttctaaaatcacgcttaacttataattattaattaataaaattttctaactttttcatcgaatttagtgatctcgaatcgcTGTTCTGGCACTactgaaaattaggttgttacaactcttcccccttaaaaaaatttcgtcctcgaaatttctcaCCTGATACAGGCTATTAAGTCAATTCTTTCTTCCACCTTTTCAATCGAAGTCCATAAAAATTAATCATAACTCATATTATTTCCTAATTCATATCAGAACTCATTTTAGAACTTGATATTATGCCTGAACTTAACTGAGTAGCTCTGATGTTCTCCTGTCATCAATTTTTCACTAGTAGTATAACTACCGAGAAATTTCCAATAATCGTTTGTCGAAACATAACTGAGAAACTCGGATTATCAAACTCTGACTGATGTTTCTGACGTGGTTGCATCTGTAGCTTTCAATTGATATTTGTTTCcctttttccatgaaagcatcaAGCAATATCATTTTACACAACTGCAATAACTTCAACAACCAGGACGACTTTAACCCATAATAACATTTCCCGATTAAAACTAACCTAATAGATATATTTCTGTATCaagtcttctagaatctgaatttCTCATTCTGACTGTTCGTTTATTTACccatgaatgcacaaaatttatTCCCGGACTTGAGAATAGACTCAAATGCATATAACTCAATCAACTTTTCAATGAATAACCCACTCTGATTGGAATAACTTAGTCGATTTTATCTATCAGATAATAACATTTTAGAATAATCCTTTTTTCTTATTGTCAAGACAATCCAGATATACCATATATCATAATCCTCTCGGAACACCAATCGAAAATTACCACAAACTGCATTAACTCAAACGAATTATGACATCCCGTTATTGATTGTTGACACTAATCAAGAGTACCTAAGGAATGAAAACCAATATACAAGTTTGAGATTAATCTTCCTCCATCTACACTTTTGTCGATGTCAACCCTTGTCACGAAAATTAGAAAAGGATTATGTATAATAAAACTATTTCAATTATAATCATTGAAGTTTTGAACTATACCGAAGTCAGAACCATCAGATAGATTAAAACCATAGTACTATAATAGGACCGACATTTCAACCATATAGATAGAACAGTACCTCAACAGCAATAGTGCACACCAAAATAGAAGAGGAAATCAAGAAGTAATCCCAATAACAATCAGTGCAGTAATACAATTTCTATAATCTGAGATCCATATTACCGACTTCCCATAATCGAACTAGGATTTATAACAGTAATATATATTCCATCTCCAAcccataaatatcttttactgATGAACCATGTTTGATAGATAAGATTAAACCATAAGAATGACAAGAAAACCATGATAATGAAATCCAAGATGTGAAGCTATACTGAATTTTTTGAGAATAAAAACCACATTGAATAATAAAGAGATCGATGATATTCTAGAGAAAATTCAGAAGAAGAATATCACTCATACGCACTAGAAACAGTTGCGATAAAGACAATGTAAATTGCATATATGTAATTCAGAACATCAACTATTAGAagtagaaaataattttatatgagTCTGATCATCAAGTCTTCTATCTAACATAATAGATTAGAAAACTAAAGAAAGATAGAGCAATGCCGATCATGAATCAACCAGACTAACAATACTTCCATCTAACGTTATGATTAACCAGACTTTCTCTATGATAAGAATCACATCTGAAAATTAACAGTTGCATATACCTCTAAGGATAAAAGAACATATAGAATACCcatatagaatacccagaagagaTCGTTGTAAGATACCCGACTATAACAGCCGCATTCAGATATGTTTGCAATTTTCAACACTATCCCACTGACTACTAAAGTCATCAATAATCTCACATTATCCTAATCACTAaagaaatcaattcagaagaaaTTCCGATTAACCCGTTCTCTAAATATCATACCTGAATAAGTCTATTACTCGCGAAAAACTTCTTCCTTAATAGTGACATTACGTATCTCGAATAATCTTCAGAAAAATCTAATATCTCTTCTAGAACTCTCTTTACGTCCTCGACTCTGGCCGCATTATTATTTATTCAACTATTGAACTCTTCAATTTCACACTTGTAAGCTTAATGAATATAAATCTTGTAAAT
The Gossypium arboreum isolate Shixiya-1 chromosome 10, ASM2569848v2, whole genome shotgun sequence genome window above contains:
- the LOC108488552 gene encoding sugar transporter ERD6-like 16 yields the protein MAKEINRLNDLEKPLITEEQNIVHKSDEYDSYKSSDENGSIFMVLLSTFVAVCGAFEFGTCVGYSAPTQAAIREDLGLSLAEFAMFGSILTIGAMFGAVTSGRIADTIGRKGAMRLSAVFCIAGWLAVYFSKSDVSLDLGRFATGYGIGIFSYVVPIFIAEIAPKNLRGGLTTLNQLLIVIGQSTAFLIGTVISWRELALAGLLPCIVLFVGLCFIPESPRWLAKVGDQKEFHAALRELRGKDADITEEAEEIQEYIETLQSLPKTTIWDLFQRQYIKSVIIGVALMVFQQFGGINGVSFYASQTFALAGLSSAKAGTVAYACVQVPITFLGAMLMDKSGRRPLIMVSSAGTFLGCFLAGTSFYFKEHDLLPEWRPILAVAGVLIYVGSFSIGLGAAPWVIMSEIFPINVKGVAGSLVVLVNWLGAWAVSYTFNFMMTWSSYGTFYIYSGVSIITILFVVKFVPETKGKTLEEIQACINSHR